The Myxococcus virescens nucleotide sequence AGCCACCTGGCCCGCGGTGACGTGGCGCTCAACATCACGCTGACGGCGGTGAACAGTGCGCTGTCGCTCGTCACGCTGCCGCTCATCATCAACCTGTCGCTGGCGCACTTCATGGACGAGGGCCGCGCGGTCCCCATGCAGTTCGCGAAGATCGTGCAGGTGGTGCTCATCGTGCTGGGGCCGGTGAGCCTGGGCATGTTCATCCGCTCGCGCAGCGCGGCCGTGGCGCAGCGCATGGACAAGCCCATTCGCATCCTGTCCACCCTCTTCCTCGTCGCGGTGATTGCAGCGTCCGTGTACACGGAGCGCGCGAATGCGCTGAGCTTCTTCCGCCAGGTGGGCCCGGCGGCGCTGGCCTTCAACCTGGTGAGCCTCGCGGTGGGCTACTTCGTGCCCATCCTGCTGCGCCTGCCCCGGCGGCAAGCGGTTGCCATTGGCATGGAGATTGGCATTCACAACGGAATGCTTGCGATTGCCATCGCGCTCAGCCCGACGCTGCTGGCGAACTCGACCATGGCCATTCCCCCGGCCATCTACAGCCTCATCATGTACTTCACCGCGGCGGCCTTCGGCTTCTATGTCAGCCGGCGCTACGCGGATGAGCAGGACCCCGCTGTACACCGCACCCCCACGTCACTTCCCGAGAAGGTGTCTCGATGACGCTGCGTCGACCGCTGTCCGTGCTTTCCCTGTCACTTTGCCTGGGATTCTCCGCACCAGCCGCCGCCGAAGAGCCCGAAGCCGCTGCCCTGCCGTCGACTCCGCAGACAGCCCCCAAGCCCACGGACGCCCCCACGGCCCCCACGCTCCCGCCGCTGGGGCCCGACACCCGTCTGTACTTCGCCAACATCAACTTCCTGCGTTGGAACCCGCTGGGCATGGAGACCCAGAACCGGATCATCCTCCAGAAGCGGATGTTCGACGGCGAGTCCATGTTGACGCGCGACAACTTCGTCAACGGCGCGTTCGCCATCAAGGCCAACCCCGCCTCGGTGAAGATTGGCCCCGTCTTCGAGATTCAGCCGCTGGCCATCTTCAACCTGCGGGCGACCTATGAGTACGTCCGGTACTTCGGCACCTTCGGGTTCCTCCAGTCGTACAACAACCCGATGCTGGACTTCTCCGACGACGCGCGCGACCTGACGGAGGACGCCGCGTACAGCACCTCGGGTCACCACTACATGGTGGAGCCCACGCTCCAGGCGCGCTTCGGCTCGTTCGTGGTGCGGAGCAAGGCGTCCATCGAGTACTGGAACGTGGCGCTGCGCGAGGGCAACGGCGCGTCCTTCTACGACGCGCTGCTGGACACGCTCATCCCCGGCCGGGGCTGGGTGTTCACCAATGACACCGACCTGATGATGCTGACGACGCCGCAGCTCACGCTGGGGGCCCGCTTCAGCGGTGTGTGGCCGCGCTACCAGGATGGCTCGGGTGGCGCGCAGAACGTGGACAACAGCCACACGCGCATCGGCCCCATGCTGGCGTACGCCCTGAACACGCGCGAGGGCTCGTCGTTCAACCGGCCGACGATCCTGCTGAACTTCGCGTGGTACCTGAACCACCCGAACCGTGGCGGCGCCCTGCCCTACATGATGGGCGCCTTCGCCTTCACGTCCGACTTCCTGGGCGGCTAGGCGGAGGACTTCCGCCGGGCGTCCTGTCTTGGGGACGCCCGGCATCGAAGCAAGGAGGGGCCCGCGAAGGCGCCCGTCCGAATCAGTGCTCGTCGTGGGGTCCGTGGGCGTGGCCGTGCTCCAGCTCCTCGGCCGTCGCGGCGCGGACGTCCCGCACGGTGACCTCAAAGTGCAGCGTCTTGCCGGCCAGCGGGTGGTTGAAGTCCACCAGCACGGAGTCGGCCTTCACTTCCTTGATGAAGAAGTCCACCTCGTCCCCGTCCGGGTCGGTGGCGCTGAGCACGCCGCCCGCCACCAGCTCCAGGCCCTCCGGGAACTCCGTCTTCGGGACTTCCTCGATGCCTTCCGGGTCGTAGTCGCCGTAGCCCTCGTCGGGACCCACCGTCACCTGGAGGGTGTCACCGCGCGACTTGCCCTCGAGCGCCTTCTCCAGGCCCGGGACGATTTCCTCGTGCCCCTGCAGATAGACGAGCGGCTCCCCCGGCTCGCTCTCGTCCACGGCCTTGCCGTCGCCGAGGTGGAGGCGGAAATCGATGGAGACGACGCTGTCCTTGGTAATTTTCATGGGGCCCTCATAGCGCACGGCCGTGGCGTGTGCCTCAATCATGTGCCTGTCTGACAATGAGGCGAGCGTCCCGCCTGGATCGACTGTCCGATTCCAGTGGTGCGGAAGCCCAGAAGCGTCAGGTTCCCGAGCGCGGGCTCCCCATTCCCAGGTCCAGCGAGGCCGCCCGGGTGCTCCGGGCCAGGCGCGTCTCCAGGCGAAGGATTCGGCGGTGGTGGTCCACGGGCAGCTCCGCCGCCGAGGCCAGCTTCGCGTGGTGCAGCGCCCGCGCGAGGTCCTTGAGGCCATGCTCGTACAGCTTGGTGAGCTGGAGGTGCAGCGTCGCGGCCTGGAAGCCCTGGGCGGTCTGCAGTGCCTGGTGCAGGTGCGCCGCAGCGGCCGAGGCGTCACCCGCCTTGCGTGACAGCCGGGAGGCCAGGGCCAGGGCTTCGATGCCCACGGCGCCGGTGTCCCCCGCCGCCGCGGCCCGGGCGAAGGCCTGGGCGCGCTCGTAGTCGCGGGCCCGGAGCGCCACGCCCGCGAAGCCGAGCAGGTCGCGAGGGTCCGCGTCCCGGGGCACGGAGGCGCCTGCGCCCCCTGCTCGGAAGCGGCGGACCAGCTCACCGAGCAGGGCCGCCAGGAGGAGGAGGTCGTTGACGTTGTGCTCCAGCACGGGCGTCAGCGCCGAGCCGTCTCCGCCGCGCAGGTAGCGGAAGTACAGGTCGGGAATCAGCGAGCCGTCCACGTCGTCGACGCGCCGGAAGCCGAGGACCTGGTCTTCCAGGTGGACCAGTCGCGTGCCGGCGCCCCGGTGCTTGAAGACGCGGCGGGCGCAGTGGAGCAGGTCCAGGTGGGGCAGCTCCACGGGCGCGGGGACTCGGTTGAGGACGAAGCGCGTCCGCAGGAGCGGCCAGTCGAAGCTCTTGCCGTTGAAGGTGACGAGGCAGGAGGACGCGGCCATGCGCTCGGCGAGCGAGCGCAACATGGGGGCCTCTTCTCCCAGGCGCCGCAGGAAGAGCTGGTGCACCTTGAGCGAGCGGCCCTCGAACCACGCCAGCCCCACGAGGAATGGCACGGTGCCCGTTCCTCCGGCGAGCCCGGTGGTCTCCGTGTCCAGGAAGAGCATCCGCTGGAAGTCCACGCCGGCCAGGTCCGCGTGCAGCGCGAGGCTGGCGACCAGGGGGCCTTCCACGTCCAGGGCCGCGGCGAGAGGCGCGGAGCCGTGGTGGTGTTCCGGGGAGAGGATGCGCTCGGAGATGTGGACCGTGCCGTGGGCCGTGGCACGGGACTCCACGGGCAGCGGGCCAGGGGGCGCTGGCGGTGGCGTGCCCCGGCGCGCGGCGGCCAGGCCCTGACGCTCCGACCAGTCCGACAGCATCCGGCGCAGGCTGTCGACGCGGGGATCTCGGGGGGCGGGTGGAGTCGAGGCCGTGACGGGGCGTGCTGCCGGGGCCTCCACCGTGCCCTCCGCGCGGGCGACCTGCGATTCCGCGTCGGCGGGCGTGGACGGCGCCTCCATGCGCCGGGCTTGCACCAGCTTCGCCAACTGCGCGGCGAGCGCGTCGGGCACGCCCGCTTCGGCCCCAGGCGCGGGCATGGAATCCGCGCGCGCGGCGGGCTCGGCCTGTGGCTCCGCCACGGGGGGCTTCGGGGGTGACTTGCCCCCGGGGCCCACGCTCGTCAGGCGCGCCAGCTTGCGCTTGAGGTCCACGGCCGCGCCTCCCGGTTACTGCATTCCCGCGACGCCCAGCGCCGATAGCACTTCGAGCGCCAGTCGCTTGCGCGGATGCGGGTCCACGGGCGCCTGCCCCGGCATCGCCCCCGCGGCAGGGCCGATACACGCCGGACAGCCATCCTCGCACGTGCACGACTCCAGCAGCCGGCGCGCGCGGTTCAGCAGCTCGTCCCGCTGGTCATACAGCCGCGCCGCCAGCCCCACGCCGCCGGGCACGTTGTCGTACAAGAACAGCGTCGGGTCGAAGCCCACGCCACCATCCTTGCGGGGCGGTCCCTCCGCGTCATCCCGGCTCCCCAGTGTCTTGCCGATATCCCGAGGGTCGATCATCAACCCCACGCACGCCACCGTGCGCAGCGCCGTGGTCAGGCCGCGAAGCGCGTCGATGACCGCCGGTCGCGGCGCTTTCATGGCGCGCACCACCGTCTCCGGCACCGTCAGCCAGAGCGCCGTGGTGTGCATCTGCATCTCCGGCAGCGCCACGTCGCCGTAACCGACGTTCTCATGCGTGTGGTACTTGATCTTCTTGTACCCCACGACCTTCTCGATGACGCTCACCTCGCCCATGCCCGCCTGAAGGTCCGGGCCCATGGGCGCGGCCTGGTCCTCCTGGATGACGTGCACGCGCACGTAGGTCATCGCGTCGGTGAAGTAGTCCGGCGCCACCTTCCGCACGAAGGCCTTGTGGTTCTCGTAGTCGAAGCGCTCGACCTGATACTGCTCGGCCTCGTGTTGGTAGATGGCCTGCTCGTGCAGCATCGTGTGCGCCGAACGGAAGTCCATCTCCGCCAGCGTCCGGTCCGTCCCCTTCTCGATGATGACCACGTTGTCCCAGCCCACGCTGCGCAGTGACACGTGGTTGGCCGGATACGCATCCGTGGACCAGTGGAACACGCGACGGCCCGCCTCGCCCACGGTGGGGTGCACCACCTCGTGCTGCGCGAGGAACCCGAGCGCCTCCGTGGTGGACTCCGGCGGCACGTCCCCGAAGGGCTCTCCCTCCTCGAACGGCAATTCGAAGGACGCGCACTTGAGGTGCTGGACCAGAATCTCCACGTTGTCCGGGTCGATGCGCGCGTGCTCCACCGGCGAGCCCACGAGGAAGCGCGGGTCGCCGGCGAGGTACTGGTCCAGCGGCGCGCTCGACGTCACCAGCAGGGCCAGGCTCCCCTCTCCGCGCCGCCCTGCCCGGCCGAATCGCTGCATCAGCGCCGCCACCGAACCCGGGTAGCCCGCGCACACCACCGCGTCCAGCGAGCCGATGTCGATGCCCAGCTCCAGCGCGTTGGTGGCCACCACGCAGCGCACTTCACCCGCACGCAGCGCCGCCTCCGTGGCGCGCCGCGTGCCCGGCAGATACCCACCGCGGTAGCCCTGGATGAGGGACGGGTCCAACTTCTCCTCGACGAAGCGGTCGCGGAGGTACTTGAGCATCACCTCGATGTTGTTGCGCGACTGCCCGAAGAGCAGCGTCGACACGCCCGCGCGCACCAGGTCGGCCGTCAGCCGCACCGCCG carries:
- a CDS encoding bile acid:sodium symporter family protein: MQSNVFTAVLMPLALAVIMLGLGLTLTLADFKRVIVYPRAILVGLGCQMLVLPVACLLIAHAFSLPPELAVGLMLLAASPGGATANLFSHLARGDVALNITLTAVNSALSLVTLPLIINLSLAHFMDEGRAVPMQFAKIVQVVLIVLGPVSLGMFIRSRSAAVAQRMDKPIRILSTLFLVAVIAASVYTERANALSFFRQVGPAALAFNLVSLAVGYFVPILLRLPRRQAVAIGMEIGIHNGMLAIAIALSPTLLANSTMAIPPAIYSLIMYFTAAAFGFYVSRRYADEQDPAVHRTPTSLPEKVSR
- a CDS encoding FKBP-type peptidyl-prolyl cis-trans isomerase translates to MKITKDSVVSIDFRLHLGDGKAVDESEPGEPLVYLQGHEEIVPGLEKALEGKSRGDTLQVTVGPDEGYGDYDPEGIEEVPKTEFPEGLELVAGGVLSATDPDGDEVDFFIKEVKADSVLVDFNHPLAGKTLHFEVTVRDVRAATAEELEHGHAHGPHDEH
- a CDS encoding ribonuclease H-like domain-containing protein, with translation MDLKRKLARLTSVGPGGKSPPKPPVAEPQAEPAARADSMPAPGAEAGVPDALAAQLAKLVQARRMEAPSTPADAESQVARAEGTVEAPAARPVTASTPPAPRDPRVDSLRRMLSDWSERQGLAAARRGTPPPAPPGPLPVESRATAHGTVHISERILSPEHHHGSAPLAAALDVEGPLVASLALHADLAGVDFQRMLFLDTETTGLAGGTGTVPFLVGLAWFEGRSLKVHQLFLRRLGEEAPMLRSLAERMAASSCLVTFNGKSFDWPLLRTRFVLNRVPAPVELPHLDLLHCARRVFKHRGAGTRLVHLEDQVLGFRRVDDVDGSLIPDLYFRYLRGGDGSALTPVLEHNVNDLLLLAALLGELVRRFRAGGAGASVPRDADPRDLLGFAGVALRARDYERAQAFARAAAAGDTGAVGIEALALASRLSRKAGDASAAAAHLHQALQTAQGFQAATLHLQLTKLYEHGLKDLARALHHAKLASAAELPVDHHRRILRLETRLARSTRAASLDLGMGSPRSGT
- a CDS encoding DEAD/DEAH box helicase, which produces MKPEKEPGAFGGARRTPWNAPRGLDSVLEGWRSDRQLRSCFVLDEATPARAGVFAPIPEEVAPQVRDALEKRGIQQLFSHQAEAYRLARAGQSLVIATPTASGKSLCYNLPLLDRFAREPQARALYLFPTKALSRDQEESLRALMREAGLSHGAITFDGDTPADARRAARERSGVLLTNPDMLHTGILPHHASWARLFSNLRYVVIDELHTYRGVFGSHLANVLRRLQRVARFHGADPVFVAASATIGNPEAHARRMLGRDVTLVSESGAPSGERRVMVFNPPVVNAELGIRASYLKTAVRLTADLVRAGVSTLLFGQSRNNIEVMLKYLRDRFVEEKLDPSLIQGYRGGYLPGTRRATEAALRAGEVRCVVATNALELGIDIGSLDAVVCAGYPGSVAALMQRFGRAGRRGEGSLALLVTSSAPLDQYLAGDPRFLVGSPVEHARIDPDNVEILVQHLKCASFELPFEEGEPFGDVPPESTTEALGFLAQHEVVHPTVGEAGRRVFHWSTDAYPANHVSLRSVGWDNVVIIEKGTDRTLAEMDFRSAHTMLHEQAIYQHEAEQYQVERFDYENHKAFVRKVAPDYFTDAMTYVRVHVIQEDQAAPMGPDLQAGMGEVSVIEKVVGYKKIKYHTHENVGYGDVALPEMQMHTTALWLTVPETVVRAMKAPRPAVIDALRGLTTALRTVACVGLMIDPRDIGKTLGSRDDAEGPPRKDGGVGFDPTLFLYDNVPGGVGLAARLYDQRDELLNRARRLLESCTCEDGCPACIGPAAGAMPGQAPVDPHPRKRLALEVLSALGVAGMQ